From Calothrix sp. PCC 6303, a single genomic window includes:
- a CDS encoding GNAT family N-acetyltransferase — MNAIKIRQMQLPDLQLALNWAALEGWNPGINDAESFYATDSSGFFVGELDGEPIGCISIVCYDATFAFIGLYIVKPEHRGQGYGTQIWQNAWQQMTQKLDLNRCSVGLDGVVEREETYRRLGFIPAYRHIRHVYELKDCGVISSSVVPLANVPFAEILRYDAELFPASRPQFLQSWINVKGGYAYGVMESGNLIGYGVMRPCHQGFRIGPLFAESMEIADCLFQALTSHAGKQPVFIDIPDVSSAISGLRQRYQLQPTFICIRMYCYQTPVIDSDRIFGVTTLELG, encoded by the coding sequence ATGAATGCGATAAAAATACGTCAAATGCAGCTTCCCGATCTACAACTCGCACTGAATTGGGCTGCTTTAGAAGGATGGAATCCTGGTATAAATGATGCCGAAAGCTTTTATGCTACTGATAGTAGTGGATTTTTTGTTGGCGAATTGGATGGAGAACCTATAGGCTGTATCTCTATAGTTTGTTACGATGCAACTTTTGCCTTTATTGGACTGTATATTGTCAAACCAGAACATCGGGGACAAGGATACGGAACGCAGATTTGGCAAAATGCTTGGCAACAAATGACTCAAAAACTCGATTTAAATCGATGCAGTGTAGGCTTGGATGGAGTTGTTGAAAGAGAAGAAACTTATCGTCGTCTTGGTTTTATTCCAGCGTATCGTCATATTCGTCATGTTTATGAGCTAAAAGATTGTGGTGTCATATCAAGTTCCGTAGTCCCGCTAGCAAATGTACCATTTGCAGAAATTCTTCGCTATGATGCAGAATTATTTCCTGCTAGTCGTCCTCAGTTCCTCCAATCTTGGATTAATGTCAAAGGTGGGTATGCTTACGGAGTAATGGAATCTGGTAATTTAATAGGCTATGGAGTTATGCGTCCTTGCCATCAGGGTTTTAGAATTGGTCCGTTATTTGCTGAGTCTATGGAAATTGCCGATTGTCTTTTCCAAGCATTAACATCTCATGCAGGGAAACAGCCTGTATTTATCGACATACCTGATGTTAGTTCTGCTATTTCTGGGTTGAGACAGCGCTATCAATTGCAACCAACATTTATCTGCATTCGTATGTATTGTTATCAAACACCCGTGATTGATAGCGATCGCATTTTTGGAGTAACAACTTTGGAGTTAGGCTAA
- a CDS encoding metallophosphoesterase, translating to MRTIVVGDIHGCYAELLQLLAKVEITEKDCLVSLGDIVDRGADSVKVYDFLKNRPNTIVLMGNHERKHLRKTLSYSQEIVKLQFGDSYDEFLEWISHLPYYHETESAILVHAAVEDGIPIEEQREEVLCGCTAGEKHLTKHYGDTSWSQLYTGVKPVIFGHRVVGDNPLIIPQKAYGIDTGACHGGTLTALILPSFEIVQVQAAKDYWQEEIVKWQLPVMMAKPWGSYKWEKIQAICDEFRNSANPELSAFIVQKEQWMHDLLALAPKIILKVEEKLAELISVYGNDGFKKPARCFSYATLLYQANANNLTSKFLQQTLPTPDKWLQVMEELGI from the coding sequence ATGCGAACAATTGTAGTTGGCGATATTCATGGTTGCTATGCAGAACTGCTTCAACTATTAGCCAAAGTAGAAATTACAGAGAAAGATTGTTTAGTCTCCTTGGGAGATATTGTGGATCGCGGGGCTGATTCAGTCAAGGTGTATGATTTTCTCAAAAATCGCCCTAATACCATCGTATTGATGGGTAATCACGAACGCAAACATCTTAGGAAAACTCTTTCCTACTCCCAGGAAATTGTCAAATTACAATTTGGCGACAGCTATGACGAATTTTTAGAATGGATTAGCCATCTACCCTATTATCACGAAACCGAATCGGCAATTTTAGTTCATGCTGCGGTGGAAGATGGTATACCCATCGAGGAACAAAGGGAAGAAGTTTTATGTGGTTGCACTGCGGGTGAAAAGCACCTAACAAAACACTATGGAGATACCTCTTGGAGTCAGTTATATACTGGTGTTAAGCCAGTAATTTTTGGTCATCGCGTTGTTGGGGATAATCCCCTAATAATTCCCCAAAAAGCCTACGGTATTGATACTGGAGCCTGTCATGGTGGTACATTGACTGCCCTAATTTTACCTAGTTTTGAGATTGTTCAAGTACAAGCAGCTAAAGACTATTGGCAAGAAGAGATAGTTAAATGGCAGTTGCCAGTGATGATGGCTAAACCCTGGGGTAGTTATAAGTGGGAAAAAATTCAGGCAATTTGTGATGAGTTTAGAAATTCTGCGAATCCAGAATTATCGGCTTTTATTGTCCAGAAGGAACAGTGGATGCACGATTTACTTGCTCTTGCCCCCAAAATAATCCTGAAAGTGGAGGAAAAACTGGCAGAATTAATTTCTGTTTATGGTAACGATGGCTTTAAAAAACCAGCTCGTTGTTTTAGCTATGCCACCCTACTATATCAAGCTAATGCCAACAATCTGACGAGTAAATTTCTCCAACAAACCCTGCCAACACCAGATAAATGGTTGCAGGTAATGGAGGAATTGGGAATTTAG